The following proteins come from a genomic window of Flavobacterium crocinum:
- the rpsH gene encoding 30S ribosomal protein S8 → MYTDPIADYLTRVRNAVAANHKVVEIPASNLKKEITKILFDQGYILSYKFEQNTVQGSIKIALKYDKDTKEPVIKDIQRISKPGLRKYAGAAKLPRILNGLGIAIVSTSKGLMTGKQAKQLNVGGEVICYVY, encoded by the coding sequence ATGTATACAGATCCTATTGCAGATTATTTGACTAGAGTTCGTAACGCTGTGGCTGCAAACCACAAAGTTGTTGAAATTCCGGCATCTAATCTTAAAAAAGAGATAACTAAGATCTTATTTGATCAAGGTTACATCTTAAGTTACAAATTTGAGCAGAACACTGTACAAGGTTCTATCAAAATTGCTTTGAAGTATGATAAAGATACTAAAGAGCCTGTAATCAAAGATATCCAAAGAATTAGTAAACCTGGTTTACGTAAGTACGCAGGTGCTGCCAAATTACCTAGAATCCTTAATGGATTAGGAATTGCTATTGTTTCTACATCAAAAGGTTTGATGACTGGAAAACAAGCTAAGCAATTAAATGTAGGTGGTGAAGTAATTTGTTACGTATACTAA
- the rpsN gene encoding 30S ribosomal protein S14, whose amino-acid sequence MAKESMKAREVKREKTVAKYAEKRKALLEAGDYEGLQRLPKNASPVRLHNRCKLTGRPRGYIRQFGISRVTFREMANNGLIPGVKKASW is encoded by the coding sequence ATGGCTAAAGAATCAATGAAAGCCCGCGAGGTTAAAAGAGAGAAAACGGTAGCTAAATATGCTGAGAAGAGAAAAGCTTTATTAGAAGCTGGAGACTACGAAGGTTTACAAAGATTACCTAAAAATGCTTCACCAGTTCGTTTACACAATCGTTGTAAATTAACAGGTAGACCTAGAGGTTATATCCGTCAATTCGGTATTTCACGTGTAACTTTCCGTGAAATGGCTAACAATGGGTTAATTCCAGGAGTTAAAAAGGCTTCTTGGTAA
- the rplE gene encoding 50S ribosomal protein L5: protein MAYTPRLKEEYKSRVISALKEEFGYTNVMQVPKLEKIVLSRGVGAAVSDKKLIDYAVDELTKITGQKAVSTISKKDVASFKLRKGMPIGAKVTLRGERMYEFLDRLITSALPRVRDFGGIKATGFDGRGNYNLGVLEQIIFPEIDIDKVNKISGMDITFVTTAKTDKEAKSLLAELGLPFKKN from the coding sequence ATGGCATATACACCTAGACTAAAAGAAGAATATAAGAGTAGAGTAATCTCTGCTCTTAAAGAAGAGTTCGGATATACAAACGTAATGCAAGTTCCTAAACTTGAAAAAATCGTTTTGAGCCGTGGAGTTGGTGCAGCTGTATCTGATAAAAAACTTATTGACTATGCGGTTGATGAGTTAACAAAGATCACTGGACAAAAAGCAGTTTCTACAATCTCTAAAAAAGACGTTGCGTCTTTCAAATTGAGAAAAGGAATGCCTATTGGAGCAAAAGTTACTTTACGTGGAGAAAGAATGTATGAGTTTTTAGATAGACTTATTACTTCTGCTTTACCACGTGTTAGAGATTTTGGTGGTATTAAAGCTACAGGTTTCGACGGAAGAGGTAACTACAATCTTGGAGTTTTAGAGCAAATCATTTTCCCTGAAATTGATATTGACAAAGTAAACAAAATTTCAGGAATGGATATTACTTTTGTTACTACTGCAAAAACAGACAAGGAAGCAAAGTCATTATTGGCTGAATTAGGATTACCTTTTAAAAAGAATTAA
- the rplX gene encoding 50S ribosomal protein L24 has protein sequence MIKLKIKSGDIVRVIAGDHKGAEGKVLRVYREKNKAIVEGVNLVSKHTKPSAKNPQGGIVKKEASIQISNIALIDPKTKETTRVGIRVEGDKKVRFSKKSNQVL, from the coding sequence ATGATAAAGCTAAAAATAAAATCAGGAGATATCGTAAGAGTTATTGCAGGAGACCATAAAGGTGCTGAAGGTAAAGTTTTACGTGTTTACCGTGAGAAAAATAAAGCGATAGTTGAAGGTGTAAACTTGGTTTCAAAACACACTAAACCAAGTGCTAAAAACCCTCAAGGTGGTATCGTTAAGAAAGAGGCTTCTATTCAAATTTCTAACATTGCTTTAATTGATCCTAAAACTAAGGAAACAACTAGAGTAGGTATTAGAGTAGAAGGAGATAAGAAAGTAAGATTTTCAAAAAAATCTAATCAAGTACTATAG
- the rplN gene encoding 50S ribosomal protein L14, translating to MVQQESRLKVADNTGAKEVLTIRVLGGTKRRYASVGDKIVVSIKDATPNGNVKKGAVSTAVVVRTKKEVRRADGSYIRFDDNACVLLNAAGEMRGTRVFGPVARELREKQFMKIVSLAPEVL from the coding sequence ATGGTACAACAAGAATCAAGACTAAAAGTAGCAGATAACACGGGAGCTAAAGAAGTTTTAACTATTCGTGTTTTAGGAGGTACTAAAAGAAGATATGCCTCTGTTGGTGACAAAATTGTAGTTTCTATCAAAGATGCAACTCCAAACGGAAACGTGAAAAAAGGAGCTGTTTCAACTGCAGTTGTTGTACGTACTAAAAAAGAAGTGAGAAGAGCTGATGGTTCTTATATCCGTTTCGATGACAATGCATGTGTTCTTTTGAATGCTGCAGGAGAAATGAGAGGAACTCGTGTTTTTGGTCCGGTCGCAAGAGAACTTCGTGAAAAACAATTCATGAAAATTGTATCATTAGCACCAGAAGTGCTTTAA
- the rpsQ gene encoding 30S ribosomal protein S17: protein MEEKRNLRKERIGVVTSNKMDKSIVIAEVRKVKHPLYGKFVLKTKKYVAHDETNDCNIGDTVRISETRPLSKTKCWRLVEILERAK, encoded by the coding sequence ATGGAAGAAAAAAGAAATTTAAGAAAAGAAAGAATAGGTGTTGTTACTTCAAATAAGATGGATAAATCTATCGTTATTGCTGAAGTAAGAAAAGTAAAACACCCATTATACGGTAAGTTCGTGTTGAAAACTAAGAAATATGTTGCACACGACGAAACAAACGACTGTAACATTGGAGATACTGTAAGAATTAGCGAAACGCGTCCTTTAAGTAAAACAAAATGTTGGAGATTAGTTGAAATCTTAGAAAGAGCTAAATAA
- the rpmC gene encoding 50S ribosomal protein L29, translated as MKQSEIKDLSAAELQEKLSQTKKVYADLKMAHAISPIANPLQIRSVRRTVARLATELTKRELQ; from the coding sequence ATGAAACAATCAGAAATAAAAGATCTTTCTGCAGCGGAGTTGCAAGAAAAGCTTAGTCAAACTAAGAAAGTATATGCTGACCTAAAAATGGCTCATGCTATCTCTCCAATTGCTAACCCACTTCAAATTAGAAGCGTTAGAAGAACAGTTGCAAGATTAGCTACAGAGTTAACTAAAAGAGAGTTACAATAA
- the rplP gene encoding 50S ribosomal protein L16, translated as MLQPKRTKYRKVQKGRMKGNSQRGHELSNGMFGIKSVHEDGMFLTSRQIEAARIAATRYMKREGQLWIKIFPDKPITKKPLEVRMGKGKGAVEYWAAVVKPGRIMFEVGGVPLSVAKEALRLAAQKLPVKTKFVVARDFEA; from the coding sequence ATGTTACAGCCTAAAAGAACAAAATACCGTAAGGTACAAAAAGGTAGAATGAAGGGTAACTCTCAAAGAGGGCACGAACTTTCAAATGGAATGTTTGGTATTAAATCTGTGCATGAAGATGGAATGTTCTTAACATCTCGTCAAATCGAGGCTGCGCGTATCGCTGCAACTCGTTACATGAAGAGAGAAGGACAATTATGGATCAAAATTTTCCCAGACAAACCTATTACTAAGAAACCTCTTGAAGTACGTATGGGTAAAGGTAAAGGAGCAGTTGAGTATTGGGCTGCTGTTGTTAAACCAGGAAGAATTATGTTTGAAGTTGGAGGAGTTCCATTGTCAGTTGCAAAAGAAGCTTTACGTCTTGCAGCTCAAAAACTTCCAGTAAAAACTAAGTTCGTCGTTGCTAGAGATTTCGAAGCATAA
- the rpsC gene encoding 30S ribosomal protein S3 has protein sequence MGQKTNPIGNRLGIIRGWDSNWYGGNDYGDKLAEDHKIRKYIHARLSKASVSKVIIERTLKLVTVTITTARPGIIIGKGGQEVDKLKEELKKVTDKEVQINIFEIKRPELDAYLVATSIARQIESRISYRRAIKMAIAASMRMNAEGIKVLISGRLNGAEMARSEGFKEGRIPLSTFRADIDYALAEAHTTYGRMGIKVWIMKGEVYGKRELSPLAGMDKKQSGTGGGKGGDAPRGKSNFNKGGKPDARKRK, from the coding sequence ATGGGACAAAAGACAAATCCAATTGGAAATAGACTTGGTATCATCAGAGGATGGGACTCAAACTGGTATGGTGGAAATGATTACGGCGATAAATTAGCTGAAGATCACAAAATCAGAAAGTATATCCACGCTCGTTTATCAAAAGCTAGTGTATCTAAAGTAATCATCGAGAGAACTTTGAAGCTTGTAACCGTTACTATCACTACTGCTAGACCTGGTATTATTATCGGAAAAGGTGGGCAAGAGGTAGACAAGTTGAAAGAAGAACTTAAGAAAGTTACTGACAAAGAGGTTCAAATCAACATCTTTGAAATTAAAAGACCTGAGTTAGATGCTTATCTTGTGGCTACAAGCATCGCTCGTCAAATCGAAAGCCGTATTTCTTACAGACGTGCAATCAAAATGGCTATTGCTGCTTCTATGCGTATGAACGCTGAAGGTATCAAAGTTTTGATTTCTGGTCGTTTGAATGGAGCTGAGATGGCGCGTTCAGAAGGTTTCAAAGAAGGTAGAATTCCTCTATCAACTTTCAGAGCTGACATTGATTATGCTCTTGCTGAGGCTCATACTACTTACGGTAGAATGGGTATTAAAGTATGGATCATGAAAGGTGAAGTTTACGGTAAGAGAGAACTTTCTCCACTTGCTGGAATGGACAAAAAACAATCTGGTACAGGTGGTGGAAAAGGTGGAGATGCTCCTAGAGGCAAATCTAACTTTAACAAAGGTGGAAAACCAGACGCTCGTAAAAGAAAGTAA
- the rplV gene encoding 50S ribosomal protein L22, with the protein MGVRKRETADARKEANKSIAFAKLNNCPTSPRKMRLVADLVRGQKVERALNILRFSSKEASRKLEKLLLSAINNWEQKNSEGNLEEAGLFVKEIRVDGGMMLKRLRPAPQGRAHRIRKRSNHVTIVLGAINNTQSNS; encoded by the coding sequence ATGGGAGTTCGTAAAAGAGAAACAGCAGATGCGAGAAAAGAGGCTAATAAGTCTATCGCTTTCGCAAAATTGAATAACTGCCCTACTTCACCTAGAAAAATGCGCTTAGTAGCGGACTTGGTAAGAGGTCAGAAGGTAGAAAGAGCACTTAACATTTTAAGATTCAGTTCTAAAGAAGCTTCAAGAAAATTAGAAAAACTATTATTATCTGCAATCAATAACTGGGAGCAAAAAAATAGTGAAGGTAATTTAGAAGAAGCTGGATTATTTGTTAAAGAGATCAGAGTAGATGGTGGAATGATGTTAAAAAGACTTCGTCCAGCTCCTCAAGGTCGTGCACACAGAATAAGAAAACGTTCTAATCACGTAACAATCGTGCTTGGAGCTATCAATAACACACAAAGCAATTCTTAA
- the rpsS gene encoding 30S ribosomal protein S19, translating to MARSLKKGPFVHYKLDKKVQENVESGKNAVVKTWSRASMITPDFVGQTIAVHNGRQFVPVYVTENMVGHKLGEFSPTRSFRGHAGAKNKGKK from the coding sequence ATGGCACGTTCATTAAAAAAAGGACCTTTCGTTCATTATAAATTAGACAAGAAAGTTCAAGAAAACGTAGAAAGTGGTAAAAATGCAGTTGTTAAGACTTGGTCTAGAGCTTCAATGATTACTCCAGATTTCGTTGGACAAACTATCGCAGTTCATAACGGTCGTCAATTTGTACCAGTTTACGTAACAGAAAACATGGTAGGTCACAAATTAGGAGAGTTTTCACCAACTAGATCTTTTAGAGGTCATGCTGGAGCAAAAAATAAAGGTAAAAAATAA
- the rplB gene encoding 50S ribosomal protein L2 has translation MSVRKLKPITPGQRFRVVNGYDAITTDKPERSLIAPIKNSGGRNSQGKMTMRYTGGGHKQRYRIIDFKRTKDGIPATVKSIEYDPNRTAFIALLAYADGEKTYIIAQNGLKVGQKLVSGPESQPEIGNTLPLSRIPLGTVISCIELRPGQGAVIARSAGTFAQLMARDGKYATIKMPSGETRLILLTCSATIGAVSNSDHQLVVSGKAGRTRWLGRRPRTRPVAMNPVDHPMGGGEGRSSGGHPRSRNGLPAKGYRTRSKKNPSNKYIVERRKK, from the coding sequence ATGTCAGTAAGAAAATTAAAACCTATTACCCCGGGTCAGCGATTTAGAGTTGTGAATGGTTATGACGCTATTACAACTGATAAGCCGGAACGCTCTTTGATAGCGCCGATAAAAAACTCAGGAGGTAGAAATAGTCAAGGAAAGATGACCATGCGTTATACGGGTGGTGGTCACAAGCAGAGATATCGTATCATTGATTTCAAAAGAACTAAAGATGGAATTCCAGCTACAGTGAAATCAATCGAATACGATCCAAATCGTACTGCATTTATCGCTTTATTAGCTTATGCTGATGGAGAGAAAACTTATATTATCGCTCAAAACGGATTGAAAGTTGGTCAGAAATTAGTTTCAGGACCAGAATCTCAACCGGAGATTGGTAATACTTTACCTTTAAGCAGAATTCCTCTTGGAACTGTTATATCTTGTATTGAGTTGCGTCCAGGGCAAGGAGCGGTTATTGCTCGTTCAGCTGGAACTTTTGCTCAGTTAATGGCAAGAGACGGGAAATATGCGACAATTAAAATGCCATCTGGTGAGACAAGATTGATCTTGTTAACATGTTCGGCTACAATTGGAGCTGTTTCTAACTCTGACCACCAATTAGTTGTATCTGGAAAAGCAGGTAGAACAAGATGGTTAGGAAGAAGACCTAGAACTAGACCAGTAGCGATGAACCCAGTTGATCACCCTATGGGAGGTGGTGAAGGACGTTCTTCTGGAGGGCACCCACGTTCAAGAAACGGATTGCCAGCTAAAGGTTACAGAACTCGTTCTAAGAAAAACCCGAGTAACAAGTATATCGTAGAACGTAGAAAGAAATAA
- the rplW gene encoding 50S ribosomal protein L23 produces the protein MSIIIRPIVTEKVTKESEVLNRFGFVVDKKANKVQIKKAVEAAYGVTIVSVNTMNVRPDRSTKYTKSGLISGKTNAIKKAIVQVQEGETIDFYNNI, from the coding sequence ATGAGCATTATTATTAGACCTATAGTAACGGAAAAAGTAACCAAAGAAAGTGAAGTTCTAAACCGCTTCGGATTCGTTGTTGACAAAAAAGCAAACAAAGTTCAAATTAAGAAAGCTGTTGAAGCTGCTTATGGAGTAACTATCGTTTCTGTTAACACAATGAATGTGAGACCGGATAGATCTACTAAATACACTAAAAGTGGTTTAATCAGTGGAAAGACAAATGCTATTAAAAAAGCAATTGTACAAGTACAAGAAGGAGAAACAATTGATTTTTACAACAATATCTAA
- the rplD gene encoding 50S ribosomal protein L4: MEVKVLDFNGKDTGRKVQLSDSVFAIEPNNHAVYLDVKQYLANQRQGTHKAKERAEVTGSTRKIKKQKGTGTARAGSVKNPLFKGGGTVFGPRPRSYSFKLNKSLKRLARKSAFSIKAKESNIVVVEDFNFEAPNTKNFINVLKALGLENKKSLFVLGESNKNVYLSSRNLKASSVVTSSELSTYAILNANNLVLLEGSLELIEENLSK; the protein is encoded by the coding sequence ATGGAAGTAAAAGTATTAGATTTCAACGGAAAAGATACTGGAAGAAAAGTTCAACTTTCTGATTCAGTATTCGCAATTGAACCAAACAATCACGCAGTATATCTTGATGTTAAGCAATATCTTGCTAATCAAAGACAAGGTACTCATAAAGCTAAAGAAAGAGCTGAAGTAACTGGAAGTACTCGTAAGATTAAAAAGCAAAAAGGAACTGGTACTGCTCGTGCAGGAAGTGTAAAGAATCCTTTGTTTAAAGGTGGTGGAACAGTTTTCGGACCAAGACCAAGAAGTTATTCATTTAAATTGAATAAAAGCTTAAAGAGATTAGCTAGAAAATCAGCTTTCTCAATCAAAGCAAAAGAGTCAAATATTGTGGTTGTAGAAGACTTTAATTTTGAAGCGCCAAACACTAAAAATTTCATTAACGTTTTGAAAGCTTTAGGGTTAGAAAATAAAAAATCTCTATTCGTGTTGGGTGAGTCAAATAAAAACGTATATTTGTCGTCACGCAATTTAAAGGCTTCAAGCGTCGTAACTAGCTCTGAATTAAGCACTTACGCAATATTAAACGCTAATAATTTAGTGCTTTTGGAAGGTTCTTTAGAGTTAATTGAAGAAAATTTAAGTAAATAA
- the rplC gene encoding 50S ribosomal protein L3 yields MSGLIGKKIGMTSIFDENGKNIPCTVIEAGPCVVTQVRTNEVDGYEALQLGFDDKNEKHSTKAALGHFKKAGTVAKKKVVEFQDFATEQKLGDLIDVSIFEEGEFVDVQGVSKGKGFQGVVKRHGFGGVGQATHGQHNRLRAPGSVGASSYPSRVFKGMRMAGRMGGENVKVQNLRVLKVVAEKNLLVVKGCVPGHKNSYVIIQK; encoded by the coding sequence ATGTCTGGGTTAATTGGTAAGAAAATCGGCATGACTAGTATCTTTGATGAAAACGGGAAAAATATTCCTTGTACAGTAATCGAAGCTGGACCATGCGTTGTTACCCAAGTCAGAACCAACGAGGTTGACGGGTATGAAGCGTTGCAACTTGGTTTCGATGACAAAAACGAGAAACATTCTACTAAAGCGGCTTTAGGTCACTTTAAAAAAGCTGGAACTGTTGCTAAGAAAAAAGTCGTTGAATTCCAAGATTTTGCAACTGAACAAAAATTAGGAGATCTTATTGATGTTTCTATTTTTGAAGAAGGAGAATTTGTAGATGTACAAGGTGTGTCTAAAGGTAAAGGTTTCCAGGGTGTTGTTAAGCGTCACGGTTTTGGTGGTGTTGGACAGGCTACTCATGGTCAACACAACCGTTTAAGAGCGCCAGGTTCTGTAGGAGCTTCTTCTTACCCATCTAGAGTATTCAAAGGAATGCGTATGGCTGGAAGAATGGGAGGAGAAAATGTAAAAGTTCAAAACCTTAGAGTTTTAAAAGTAGTTGCTGAAAAGAACTTACTTGTTGTTAAAGGATGTGTTCCTGGGCATAAAAACTCTTATGTAATCATTCAGAAGTAA
- the rpsJ gene encoding 30S ribosomal protein S10, translated as MSQKIRIKLKSYDHMLVDKSAEKIVKTVKTTGAVVTGPIPLPTHKKLFTVLRSPHVNKKAREQFEVMSYKRLIDIYSSSSKTIDALMKLELPSGVEVEIKV; from the coding sequence ATGAGTCAAAAAATCAGAATAAAACTAAAATCTTACGATCACATGTTGGTGGATAAATCTGCTGAAAAGATCGTGAAAACAGTAAAAACTACTGGAGCAGTTGTAACAGGTCCTATTCCGTTGCCAACTCACAAAAAACTTTTCACTGTATTACGTTCTCCGCACGTTAACAAAAAAGCGAGAGAGCAATTTGAAGTAATGTCATACAAGAGATTGATTGATATTTATTCATCTTCATCTAAAACTATTGATGCTTTAATGAAACTTGAATTGCCAAGTGGAGTAGAAGTAGAGATAAAAGTATAA
- the fusA gene encoding elongation factor G gives MARDLKYTRNIGIAAHIDAGKTTTTERILFYTGKSHKIGEVHDGAATMDWMAQEQERGITITSAATTCTWNFPTEQGKVLPESLPYHFNIIDTPGHVDFTVEVNRSLRVLDGLVFLFSAVDGVEPQSETNWRLADQYRVPRMGFVNKMDRQGANFLAVCGQVKDMLKSNAVAITLPIGDEADFKGIVDLVKNQAIVWHDETQGATFDIVDIPADMVDDVKHYRSILIEEIATYDENLLDKYMEDENSITEDEINNALRAATIDMAIIPMLAGSSFKNKGVQFMLDAVCKYLPSPLDKEGIEGIHPDDAELLEEDQTKILRRPDVKEPFAALAFKIATDPFVGRLAFFRAYSGRLDAGSYVLNTRSGNKERISRIYQMHANKQNPIEYIEAGDIGAAVGFKDIKTGDTLCDEKNPIILESMKFPEPVIGIAIEPKTKADVDKMGMALAKLAEEDPTFTVRTDEASGQTIISGMGELHLDILVDRMKREFKVEVNQGEPQVEYKEAFTKSAQHRETYKKQSGGRGKFGDIVFRIEPADEVDGKVPVGLQFVNEVKGGNVPKEYIPAVEKGFREAMKTGPLAGYAVDSLKVTLLDGSFHPVDSDALSFELAARMGYKESGRAAGAVILEPIMKIEVITPEENMGDIVGDLNRRRGQVNDMGDRNGAKTIKADVPLSEMFGYVTTLRTLSSGRATSTMEFSHYAETPSNISEEVIKKAKGNA, from the coding sequence ATGGCTAGAGATTTAAAATATACAAGAAATATCGGGATCGCTGCTCACATTGATGCTGGTAAAACAACAACTACTGAGCGTATTCTTTTTTATACTGGAAAATCACACAAAATTGGTGAGGTGCATGATGGTGCTGCAACAATGGACTGGATGGCACAAGAGCAGGAAAGAGGTATTACAATTACATCTGCTGCTACAACTTGTACTTGGAATTTTCCAACTGAGCAAGGTAAAGTTCTTCCGGAATCATTACCTTACCACTTTAATATTATTGATACTCCTGGACACGTTGACTTTACTGTAGAGGTAAACCGTTCTTTACGTGTACTTGATGGTTTGGTTTTCTTGTTTAGTGCTGTTGATGGTGTTGAGCCTCAGTCAGAAACTAACTGGAGACTTGCTGATCAATATAGAGTTCCTCGTATGGGATTCGTAAACAAAATGGACCGTCAAGGTGCTAACTTTTTAGCTGTATGCGGACAGGTTAAAGATATGTTGAAATCGAATGCGGTTGCAATTACTTTGCCTATTGGTGATGAAGCAGATTTTAAAGGTATTGTTGACTTGGTAAAAAATCAAGCTATTGTATGGCATGATGAAACTCAGGGAGCTACTTTTGATATCGTTGACATCCCGGCTGATATGGTTGATGATGTAAAACACTACCGTTCTATCCTTATCGAAGAGATTGCAACTTATGATGAGAATCTTTTAGATAAATACATGGAAGATGAAAACTCTATTACAGAGGATGAAATCAACAATGCGTTAAGAGCGGCTACTATTGATATGGCAATCATTCCTATGCTTGCTGGTTCTTCTTTCAAAAACAAAGGAGTTCAATTCATGTTAGATGCTGTTTGTAAATATTTACCATCTCCATTAGATAAAGAAGGTATCGAGGGAATTCACCCTGATGATGCTGAATTATTAGAAGAAGATCAAACTAAAATCTTACGTCGCCCAGATGTAAAAGAGCCATTCGCTGCTTTAGCATTTAAAATTGCTACTGATCCATTCGTAGGTCGTTTAGCTTTCTTCCGTGCTTATTCTGGACGTTTAGATGCTGGTTCGTATGTTTTAAATACTCGTTCTGGTAATAAAGAGAGAATTTCTCGTATTTACCAAATGCATGCTAATAAGCAAAATCCAATCGAATATATTGAGGCTGGAGATATTGGTGCTGCTGTAGGATTTAAAGATATCAAAACTGGGGATACACTTTGTGATGAAAAGAATCCAATTATCTTGGAATCTATGAAATTCCCAGAGCCAGTAATTGGTATTGCTATCGAGCCTAAAACTAAAGCTGACGTTGATAAAATGGGTATGGCATTAGCTAAATTAGCTGAAGAAGATCCAACATTTACTGTAAGAACTGATGAGGCTTCAGGTCAAACTATTATTTCTGGTATGGGTGAGCTTCACTTAGATATCTTAGTTGATCGTATGAAACGTGAGTTTAAAGTAGAAGTTAATCAAGGTGAGCCACAAGTAGAGTATAAAGAGGCGTTTACTAAATCTGCTCAGCATAGAGAAACTTACAAGAAACAATCTGGAGGTCGTGGTAAATTCGGTGATATCGTATTTAGAATCGAGCCTGCTGATGAAGTTGATGGTAAAGTTCCGGTTGGATTACAGTTCGTAAATGAGGTAAAAGGTGGTAACGTTCCTAAAGAATATATCCCTGCTGTTGAAAAAGGTTTCCGTGAGGCTATGAAAACAGGTCCGTTAGCTGGATATGCTGTTGATAGTTTAAAAGTAACTTTATTGGATGGATCTTTCCACCCTGTGGATTCTGATGCTCTTTCTTTTGAATTAGCTGCTAGAATGGGTTATAAAGAGTCTGGACGTGCTGCTGGAGCTGTTATTCTTGAGCCAATCATGAAAATCGAAGTTATTACTCCGGAAGAAAACATGGGTGATATCGTAGGTGACTTGAACCGTCGTAGAGGTCAGGTTAATGACATGGGTGATAGAAATGGTGCTAAGACTATCAAAGCTGATGTGCCTTTATCAGAAATGTTTGGTTATGTAACAACATTAAGAACATTATCTTCTGGTAGAGCTACTTCAACAATGGAGTTCTCTCACTATGCAGAAACACCTTCTAATATTTCAGAAGAGGTAATCAAAAAAGCAAAAGGTAACGCTTAA
- the rpsG gene encoding 30S ribosomal protein S7: MRKRAAKKRPLLPDPRFNDQLVTRFVNNLMWDGKKSTAFKVFYDAIDIIETKKQNDEKTSLEIWKDALTNVMPHVEVRSRRVGGATFQIPMQIRPDRKISMAMKWLILYSRRRNEKSMAQRLASECLAAAKEEGAAVKKRMDTHKMAEANKAFSHFRF, from the coding sequence ATGAGAAAAAGAGCGGCAAAGAAAAGACCACTTTTACCGGATCCAAGGTTTAATGACCAATTAGTAACACGTTTCGTGAATAACTTAATGTGGGATGGTAAGAAATCTACAGCTTTTAAAGTATTTTATGATGCTATTGATATCATTGAGACTAAAAAGCAAAATGATGAGAAAACTTCATTAGAGATCTGGAAAGATGCTTTAACAAACGTTATGCCTCACGTAGAAGTACGTAGCCGTAGAGTTGGTGGAGCTACATTCCAAATCCCAATGCAAATTCGTCCAGACAGAAAAATTTCTATGGCAATGAAGTGGTTGATACTTTATTCAAGAAGAAGAAATGAAAAATCTATGGCGCAACGTTTAGCGTCAGAGTGTTTAGCTGCTGCTAAAGAAGAAGGTGCTGCGGTTAAGAAAAGAATGGATACTCACAAAATGGCAGAAGCTAATAAAGCATTCTCTCACTTTAGATTTTAA
- the rpsL gene encoding 30S ribosomal protein S12 — translation MPTIQQLVRTGRTQITKKSKSVALDSCPQRRGVCTRVYTTTPKKPNSAMRKVARVRLTNGNEVNAYIPGEGHNLQEHSIVLVRGGRVKDLPGVRYHIVRGALDTSGVAGRTQRRSKYGAKRPKEAKK, via the coding sequence ATGCCAACAATTCAACAATTAGTAAGAACAGGAAGAACTCAGATCACTAAGAAGAGTAAATCGGTTGCTTTAGATTCTTGTCCTCAAAGAAGAGGGGTTTGTACGCGTGTTTACACTACTACACCAAAAAAACCAAACTCTGCAATGCGTAAAGTTGCGCGTGTGCGTTTGACAAATGGTAATGAGGTGAATGCTTACATCCCGGGAGAAGGACACAATCTACAAGAGCACTCGATAGTATTAGTGCGAGGTGGAAGGGTAAAAGATTTACCAGGTGTTAGATATCATATCGTTCGTGGAGCTCTTGATACGTCAGGTGTTGCAGGAAGAACGCAAAGAAGATCTAAGTACGGTGCTAAACGCCCAAAAGAAGCAAAAAAGTAA